In one Prosthecobacter fusiformis genomic region, the following are encoded:
- the rpoB gene encoding DNA-directed RNA polymerase subunit beta: MSQRTNFGKIHEVAEPPNLIEIQLRSYEEFLQKNILASKRKEVGLQAVFKEVFPIESYDAKMTLDFVMYEIGEPKLTALEAIREAESYSAPLYVTFELRDEAGAKQERVYMGEIPLMTDRGTFVINGAERVVVSQLHRSPGICFESSQHLNGRWLYGFRIIPDRGTWLEVQFDTNDLLYVYLDRRRRRRKFLATTLLRVIGYSHDEDILKLFYNIEDLKLKENLSEEEVSTKLLFKDILDGELIVARAYEPLTAGVIRQLIQLGHKSVKVIAASQDDLIVTSLRKDPAKDEDEALKEIYRRLRPGDPPTIPNARALVKRLFFDPKRYDLTRVGRYKINQKLTLKTDSDMRILDPNDVISAMSYLFKLRAGEGLLDDIDHLGSRRVRAVGELLANQCRVGLARTERLVKERMTLFDVSMDTMTPAKLINPKALSAVVRDFFGRSQLSQFMDQINPLAELTHKRRLSALGPGGLNRDRAGFEVRDVHPSHYGRICPIETPEGPNIGLINSLGSYARINEFGFIETPYRPVKDGVVADKIEYLTADQEENHFIAQANNRLDDKSHFTAAKVTVRYRGDFLEVEPNKPTLMDVSPKQLVSIAANLIPFLEHDDANRALMGSNMQRQGVPLLEAEAPLVGTGMEGKAARDSRAVIVSDSNGVVASATADIIIISKDGNLPVSDKQFLADPMKSVQTDTEKGIFVYPLRKFGRSNAGTCINQRPLVKRGQKIKKGDVLADGPCTDNGELALGKNMLVAFMPWNGYNFEDAIVISRRVVKEDIYTSIHIEDFDVIARDTKLGPEEITRDIPNVGDEALKNLDQDGVVRVGAEVKPGDILVGKITPKSETELAPEERLLRAIFGEKAADVKDTSLRVPSGCTGIVMDVKLAQRGGVNGADKEKLSPAEAKKQIKQIEEDYRAKKEDLTEQLTEKLSDILLNEKIPLDVVNGQTGEIILGANKKITKTLLRKLAESYDSVEIDPSPIRNKIFDIIQTFEQKFADADMERERNLDRIETSEDGAADGVVKQVRVFVASKRKLSVGDKMAGRHGNKGIVATIVPEEDMPYLENGTPVDIVLNPLGVPSRMNVGQVLETHLGLAAKALGMTIATPVFDGIPETKIMEYIQDAKKVPGYEWMGLNGKSKLFDGRTGDSFYLDVVVGYIYMLKLGHLVADKIHARAVGPYSLVTQQPLGGKAQYGGQRFGEMEVWALEAYGAAYTLQELLTVKSDDVQGRTRIYEQIVKGDNALEAGTPESFNVLIKEMQSLGLDVRVHKRASMDADVEAIERFTAGA; encoded by the coding sequence ATGTCCCAGCGCACCAATTTTGGCAAAATTCATGAAGTCGCCGAGCCGCCGAATCTGATCGAGATTCAGCTCCGGTCCTATGAGGAGTTCCTTCAAAAGAACATCCTCGCCTCCAAGCGCAAGGAAGTTGGTTTGCAGGCTGTTTTCAAGGAAGTTTTTCCTATCGAGAGTTACGATGCCAAGATGACGCTCGATTTCGTCATGTATGAAATCGGCGAGCCCAAGCTCACGGCCCTGGAAGCCATCCGTGAAGCTGAATCCTACAGCGCCCCCCTTTATGTCACCTTTGAGCTTCGTGATGAAGCCGGTGCCAAGCAGGAGCGTGTATACATGGGTGAAATCCCACTCATGACGGACCGTGGCACCTTTGTCATCAATGGTGCTGAGCGTGTTGTCGTCAGCCAGCTTCACCGTTCCCCTGGTATTTGCTTTGAGAGCAGCCAGCACTTGAACGGCCGTTGGCTCTACGGATTCCGCATCATTCCTGACCGCGGTACCTGGCTGGAAGTCCAGTTCGATACGAACGATCTTCTTTACGTTTACCTGGACCGCCGCCGCCGTCGTCGCAAGTTCCTGGCCACCACGCTTCTTCGCGTGATCGGCTATTCCCACGACGAGGACATCCTCAAGCTGTTCTACAACATCGAAGACCTGAAGCTGAAGGAAAACCTCAGCGAAGAAGAAGTCTCCACGAAACTGCTGTTCAAGGACATCCTGGATGGTGAACTCATCGTTGCCCGTGCCTATGAGCCACTGACTGCTGGCGTTATCCGTCAGCTTATCCAGCTTGGTCACAAGAGCGTCAAGGTCATCGCTGCCTCGCAGGACGACCTCATCGTCACCTCCCTGCGTAAAGATCCGGCGAAGGATGAAGATGAAGCTCTGAAGGAAATCTACCGCCGTCTGCGCCCTGGTGATCCTCCGACCATCCCAAATGCCCGTGCTCTGGTAAAGCGTCTGTTCTTCGATCCGAAGCGCTATGACCTTACCCGCGTCGGCCGTTACAAGATCAATCAGAAGCTGACTCTGAAGACAGATTCAGACATGCGCATTCTGGACCCGAATGACGTGATCAGCGCCATGAGCTACCTCTTCAAGCTGCGCGCTGGTGAAGGTCTTCTGGACGATATTGACCACCTGGGCAGCCGCCGTGTGCGTGCCGTGGGTGAATTGCTGGCTAACCAGTGCCGTGTGGGCCTTGCCCGCACGGAGCGTCTGGTGAAAGAGCGTATGACCTTGTTTGACGTGAGCATGGACACCATGACTCCGGCTAAGCTGATCAATCCCAAAGCGCTCAGCGCTGTGGTGCGTGACTTCTTCGGCCGCAGCCAGTTGAGCCAGTTCATGGACCAGATCAATCCTCTGGCCGAGCTGACCCACAAGCGCCGTCTATCTGCCCTTGGGCCTGGCGGTCTGAACCGTGACCGCGCTGGTTTCGAAGTTCGCGACGTGCATCCTTCTCACTACGGCCGTATCTGCCCGATTGAGACACCGGAAGGTCCGAACATCGGTCTGATCAACTCCCTGGGTTCCTATGCCCGCATCAATGAATTCGGTTTCATCGAGACTCCTTACCGCCCCGTTAAAGACGGCGTGGTGGCAGACAAGATCGAATACCTCACGGCTGATCAGGAAGAGAACCACTTCATCGCCCAGGCTAACAACCGTCTGGATGACAAGAGCCACTTCACGGCCGCCAAGGTGACCGTGCGTTATCGTGGTGACTTCCTGGAAGTCGAGCCGAACAAGCCGACGCTGATGGATGTGTCTCCAAAGCAGCTCGTCTCCATTGCTGCCAACTTGATTCCTTTCCTGGAACACGATGACGCCAACCGTGCGTTGATGGGCTCGAACATGCAGCGCCAGGGCGTGCCGCTTCTGGAAGCTGAGGCACCCCTCGTGGGCACCGGTATGGAGGGCAAGGCTGCCCGTGACTCTCGTGCGGTGATCGTTTCTGATTCCAACGGTGTCGTCGCATCCGCGACGGCTGACATCATCATCATTAGCAAAGACGGCAACCTGCCTGTCAGCGATAAACAGTTCTTGGCTGATCCGATGAAGTCCGTGCAGACGGATACGGAGAAGGGGATCTTTGTTTACCCGCTGCGTAAGTTCGGCCGCTCTAACGCTGGCACTTGTATCAACCAGCGCCCGCTGGTGAAGCGTGGACAGAAAATTAAAAAGGGTGACGTGCTCGCTGACGGTCCTTGTACCGACAATGGTGAACTGGCCCTGGGCAAGAACATGCTCGTCGCGTTCATGCCTTGGAACGGTTATAACTTCGAAGATGCCATCGTCATCAGCCGTCGTGTGGTGAAAGAGGACATCTATACCTCCATCCACATTGAAGACTTCGACGTCATCGCCCGTGATACAAAACTTGGGCCTGAAGAAATCACCCGTGACATTCCTAACGTCGGTGATGAAGCGCTGAAGAACCTGGACCAGGACGGCGTCGTCCGCGTGGGTGCTGAAGTGAAGCCTGGCGATATCCTCGTCGGCAAGATCACTCCGAAATCTGAAACGGAGCTGGCTCCTGAAGAGCGCCTCCTGCGCGCCATCTTCGGTGAAAAAGCGGCGGACGTGAAGGACACTTCCCTGCGCGTGCCTTCGGGTTGCACCGGCATCGTGATGGACGTCAAGCTGGCCCAGCGTGGTGGCGTCAACGGTGCGGACAAGGAGAAGCTTTCTCCTGCCGAAGCCAAGAAGCAGATCAAGCAGATCGAAGAAGACTATCGCGCCAAGAAGGAAGACCTGACCGAGCAGCTCACTGAGAAGCTCAGCGACATCCTTCTGAACGAGAAGATCCCTCTGGACGTGGTCAACGGCCAGACCGGTGAAATCATCCTCGGCGCTAACAAGAAGATCACCAAGACCCTGCTTCGCAAGCTCGCTGAGAGCTACGATTCCGTGGAAATCGATCCGAGCCCGATCCGTAACAAAATCTTCGACATCATTCAGACCTTCGAACAGAAGTTCGCCGATGCTGACATGGAACGTGAGCGTAACCTGGACCGCATCGAAACCAGCGAAGACGGAGCCGCTGACGGCGTCGTCAAGCAGGTCCGCGTGTTCGTCGCCAGCAAGCGTAAGCTTTCTGTGGGTGACAAGATGGCCGGTCGCCACGGTAACAAGGGGATCGTCGCCACGATCGTGCCGGAAGAGGACATGCCTTATCTGGAAAACGGAACTCCGGTGGACATCGTGCTGAACCCTCTTGGGGTGCCTTCACGAATGAACGTCGGACAGGTGCTTGAAACCCACCTTGGCCTCGCGGCTAAGGCTCTGGGCATGACTATTGCCACACCCGTTTTCGACGGTATTCCTGAGACCAAGATCATGGAATACATCCAGGACGCCAAGAAGGTGCCAGGGTATGAATGGATGGGCCTGAACGGTAAGTCGAAACTCTTCGACGGACGCACAGGTGACTCCTTCTACCTCGACGTCGTGGTGGGTTACATTTACATGCTGAAGCTGGGACACCTTGTTGCTGACAAGATCCACGCCCGTGCTGTCGGCCCATACTCTCTGGTGACCCAGCAGCCTCTGGGCGGCAAGGCCCAGTATGGTGGCCAGCGTTTCGGGGAAATGGAAGTTTGGGCTCTTGAGGCCTACGGTGCCGCTTACACGCTTCAGGAACTCCTGACAGTGAAGTCGGATGACGTGCAGGGCCGCACACGAATCTATGAACAGATCGTCAAAGGCGATAACGCGCTGGAGGCTGGTACACCTGAGTCCTTCAACGTGCTGATCAAGGAAATGCAGTCCTTGGGTCTGGATGTGCGGGTCCACAAGCGTGCCTCCATGGACGCTGATGTGGAAGCCATCGAGCGTTTCACCGCCGGTGCGTAA
- the rplL gene encoding 50S ribosomal protein L7/L12, translating into MADLTKIVEELSGLTVLEVAELVKSLEEKWGVSAAAPVAVAAVGGGAAPAAAAEEKTEFDVILTDAGANKISVIKEVRGVVPGLGLAEAKKLVESAPQKVKEGAKKEEAEEIKKKLEAAGAKVEIK; encoded by the coding sequence ATGGCAGACCTTACAAAAATCGTTGAAGAACTGAGCGGCCTTACGGTCCTCGAAGTCGCAGAACTCGTCAAGTCCCTCGAAGAGAAGTGGGGCGTGAGCGCCGCTGCTCCTGTCGCAGTCGCCGCCGTTGGTGGTGGTGCAGCTCCTGCTGCCGCTGCTGAAGAGAAGACTGAGTTCGACGTCATCCTTACAGATGCCGGCGCTAACAAAATCTCCGTCATTAAAGAAGTGCGCGGCGTTGTTCCTGGCCTGGGCCTGGCTGAAGCGAAGAAGCTCGTTGAGAGCGCTCCGCAGAAAGTCAAGGAAGGTGCCAAGAAAGAAGAAGCTGAAGAGATCAAGAAGAAGCTCGAAGCTGCCGGCGCCAAAGTGGAGATCAAGTAA
- the rplJ gene encoding 50S ribosomal protein L10, translated as MKAEKTLLIEDLLSRVNASPFLFVVDYTGLKVDKFAELRKRLSACGAEIHVFKNTLVKKAAERAGYPGDLSTHLVGQSAFVTGAQDVCAAAKTLKNFTAEFTKPVVKAGVLDGNLLDANGIKVLADLPSKEVLQSQLLGVLQAPASKLVRLLNEPAASLARVLKAKSDAAGEAAAA; from the coding sequence ATGAAAGCTGAAAAGACACTCCTCATTGAAGACCTGCTGAGCCGGGTCAATGCATCTCCGTTCCTCTTCGTCGTGGACTACACGGGCTTGAAAGTGGATAAATTTGCCGAGCTGCGTAAGCGCCTGAGCGCCTGCGGTGCCGAAATCCACGTGTTCAAGAACACTCTGGTGAAGAAGGCCGCTGAGCGCGCCGGATACCCAGGCGACCTCAGCACCCACCTCGTCGGCCAGAGCGCCTTCGTGACTGGTGCCCAGGACGTCTGCGCTGCCGCCAAGACCCTGAAGAATTTCACCGCTGAGTTCACCAAGCCGGTCGTGAAGGCTGGTGTGCTTGACGGCAACCTCCTGGACGCCAATGGCATCAAGGTGCTGGCTGACCTTCCTTCCAAGGAAGTGCTCCAGTCCCAGTTGCTCGGAGTCCTTCAGGCCCCTGCTTCCAAGCTGGTCCGCCTCCTCAACGAGCCTGCTGCCTCCCTGGCACGCGTGCTCAAGGCAAAAAGCGACGCCGCTGGCGAAGCTGCAGCAGCTTAA
- the rpoC gene encoding DNA-directed RNA polymerase subunit beta', whose amino-acid sequence MNADASLKEIFGEKPTGEEFDSVSICIASPDRIRSWSHGEVKNPETINYRTFKPEKGGLFCERIFGPTRDWECACGKYKRIKHKGVICDRCGVEVTLSRVRRERMGHIELAVPVTHIWFYKCMPSRIGLMLDMTARSLERVIYYEDYMVVDPGSTPLLRGQLLTEVDLREAEEQYGADAFRVGMGAEAIRDIFSQINLTDAIKDLEEAMTKTRSKQIRKKLAKRLKLCQGFAESHSRPEAMIMEVLPVVPPDLRPLVPLEGGRFATSDLNDLYRRVINRNNRLKNLLQLRTPDVIIRNEKRMLQEAVDALFDNGRHGRPVTGAGNRPLKSLSDMLKGKSGRFRQNLLGKRVDYSGRSVIVIGPELTLNQCGLPKKMALVLFEPFIIRRLKEMGLVHTVRSAKKMIERRTPEVWDILDEVTKGHPVLLNRAPTLHRLSIQAFEPKLIEGEAIRVHPLVCTAYNADFDGDQMAVHVPLSVEAQLEARLLMLAPNNLFSPASGKPITTPSQDIPLGCYFLTYLREFPAHDAKAKKSDSPDRMPIFNDPAEVEFALDEGGLGVNDKVRYRNPDYQQPKRAFGDPTKTFIETTAGRVRFNEIWPEKLGFINNTVGKKQISDIIWRCFQTVGQKETVACLDRLKNLGFREATRSGCSIGITDMVIPASKKGALERAYKEIEDVEKLYRRGLITDGERQQKVIDVWTQVGDQTADEVFRTLEYNDGKKHHNPLYVMVTSGARGNKTQIKQLAGMRGLMAKPSGEIIERPITSNFREGLSVLEYFISTHGARKGLADTALKTADSGYMTRKLVDVSQDVIVTENDCGTVNGITLASIYQGDEEVVDLKTRVYGRTSCETIHDPVTKEAIISANQLVLEKEAAHLTKIGVEKLKIRSVLTCESKRGCCAMCYGLSLATSRLVKIGEAVGIVAAQSIGEPGTQLTMRTFHVGGAAMSSFKQPFINVKNAGILKISDMRMVQTPEGQWIALTKNGVLTIIDEDGRELESHKLMLGAIIAKPDGTVVKKGEQVATWDPYNMPIITEKAGKIEFRDMIAGITFTKEKNESTGNEETVVIEHKEDLHPQVVVTNAKTHEVLASYTIPAGAHINVKNGEKVEAGTTLAKTPRKASKTKDITGGLPRVAELFEARKPKDACEIARIDGVVEIGGLVRGKRRVMVTDQKSGQQEEHLIPRSKHILVYNGDILTKGDQLTDGPVVPHEILEILGPQALREHLVNEVQEVYRAQGVEINDKHVEIIIRQMLRKVKITETGDTEFLWGDQVDRTEFERENERVSEEGGKPAEAEPVLLGITKASLETESFISAASFQDTTRVLTEAATLAKSDYLRGFKENVIMGHLIPAGTGFISHRNFDIVETEKSPVVEQEDEADLMQA is encoded by the coding sequence ATGAATGCTGACGCGAGCTTGAAAGAAATTTTCGGGGAAAAGCCCACCGGTGAGGAGTTCGACTCTGTGTCGATCTGCATCGCCTCTCCAGACCGGATCCGGTCCTGGAGCCACGGGGAAGTGAAGAACCCTGAGACCATTAACTATCGTACGTTCAAGCCAGAAAAGGGTGGCCTTTTCTGCGAACGTATCTTCGGACCTACCCGTGACTGGGAATGTGCCTGCGGTAAATATAAGCGTATCAAGCACAAGGGCGTGATCTGCGACCGCTGCGGCGTCGAAGTGACCCTGTCCCGTGTGCGCCGTGAGCGCATGGGCCACATTGAGCTCGCCGTGCCGGTGACGCACATTTGGTTCTACAAGTGCATGCCATCCCGTATCGGCCTCATGCTGGACATGACGGCCCGCAGCCTGGAGCGCGTGATCTATTATGAAGACTACATGGTGGTGGATCCCGGCAGCACCCCGCTGCTGCGCGGCCAGCTCCTGACCGAAGTGGACCTCCGTGAAGCTGAAGAACAGTACGGTGCTGACGCTTTCCGCGTGGGCATGGGTGCTGAGGCCATCCGCGATATTTTCAGCCAGATCAATCTGACCGATGCGATCAAGGACCTGGAAGAAGCGATGACGAAGACACGCTCCAAGCAGATCCGCAAAAAGCTGGCTAAGCGCTTGAAGCTCTGCCAGGGCTTTGCCGAATCGCACAGCCGCCCTGAGGCGATGATCATGGAAGTGCTTCCTGTCGTGCCGCCGGACCTGCGTCCTCTGGTGCCTCTGGAAGGTGGACGTTTCGCTACCTCGGATTTGAACGATCTCTATCGTCGTGTCATCAACCGTAACAACCGTCTGAAGAACCTGCTTCAGCTGCGCACGCCGGACGTCATCATCCGCAACGAGAAGCGCATGCTTCAGGAAGCGGTGGACGCCCTCTTTGACAACGGCCGTCACGGCCGTCCTGTCACGGGTGCTGGCAACCGTCCTCTGAAGTCCCTGTCCGACATGCTCAAGGGCAAGTCTGGCCGCTTCCGTCAGAACCTTCTCGGCAAGCGCGTTGACTACTCTGGCCGTTCCGTCATCGTTATCGGACCTGAGCTGACTCTGAACCAGTGCGGTCTTCCGAAGAAGATGGCCCTCGTCCTGTTCGAGCCGTTCATCATCCGCCGTCTGAAAGAGATGGGCCTGGTGCACACGGTGCGCTCCGCCAAGAAGATGATCGAGCGCCGCACACCTGAAGTCTGGGACATCCTGGATGAAGTGACGAAGGGACACCCAGTGCTCCTGAACCGTGCGCCGACCCTCCACCGTCTGTCCATTCAGGCTTTTGAGCCGAAGCTGATCGAAGGTGAAGCTATCCGCGTGCATCCCCTGGTTTGTACCGCTTATAACGCTGACTTTGACGGTGACCAGATGGCCGTCCACGTGCCGCTTTCTGTGGAAGCACAGCTCGAAGCACGCCTGCTCATGCTGGCTCCGAACAACCTGTTCAGCCCAGCCAGCGGTAAGCCAATCACCACGCCTTCCCAGGACATTCCTCTGGGCTGCTACTTCCTGACCTATCTGCGCGAGTTCCCTGCGCATGATGCCAAGGCCAAGAAGTCAGACAGCCCTGACCGCATGCCGATCTTTAATGATCCGGCCGAGGTCGAATTCGCCCTCGATGAAGGCGGATTGGGCGTCAATGACAAGGTGCGTTATCGCAACCCGGATTATCAGCAGCCAAAGCGTGCCTTTGGTGACCCGACGAAGACTTTCATCGAGACGACCGCAGGCCGTGTGCGTTTCAACGAAATCTGGCCTGAGAAGCTCGGTTTCATCAACAACACCGTCGGCAAGAAGCAGATTTCGGACATCATCTGGCGCTGCTTCCAGACCGTGGGTCAGAAGGAAACCGTGGCATGCTTGGACCGCCTGAAGAATCTGGGCTTCCGCGAAGCGACCCGTTCCGGTTGTTCCATCGGTATTACTGACATGGTGATCCCGGCTTCCAAGAAAGGTGCCCTGGAGCGCGCCTACAAGGAAATCGAAGACGTGGAAAAACTCTACCGCCGTGGTTTGATCACGGACGGTGAGCGCCAGCAGAAGGTGATCGACGTCTGGACGCAGGTGGGTGACCAGACTGCTGATGAAGTGTTCCGCACACTGGAATACAACGACGGCAAGAAGCACCACAACCCGCTTTACGTGATGGTCACCTCCGGTGCCCGTGGTAACAAGACGCAGATCAAGCAGCTCGCAGGGATGCGCGGCCTGATGGCCAAGCCGTCCGGTGAGATCATTGAGCGTCCGATTACCTCGAACTTCCGTGAAGGCCTGAGCGTGCTTGAATACTTCATTTCCACCCACGGTGCCCGTAAGGGGCTGGCGGATACGGCTCTGAAGACGGCTGACTCCGGGTACATGACCCGTAAGCTGGTGGACGTTTCCCAGGACGTTATCGTCACAGAAAACGACTGCGGCACGGTCAATGGCATCACGCTCGCCTCCATCTATCAGGGTGACGAAGAAGTGGTGGACCTGAAGACCCGTGTTTATGGCCGCACAAGCTGCGAGACCATCCACGATCCGGTCACTAAAGAAGCTATTATTTCTGCCAACCAGCTCGTGCTGGAGAAGGAAGCGGCCCACCTCACCAAGATCGGTGTGGAGAAGCTGAAGATCCGCTCCGTGCTGACTTGCGAAAGCAAGCGTGGCTGCTGCGCGATGTGCTACGGCCTGAGCCTGGCTACGAGCCGCCTGGTGAAAATCGGTGAAGCGGTCGGCATCGTTGCCGCCCAGTCCATCGGTGAGCCTGGAACGCAGTTGACGATGCGTACGTTCCACGTCGGTGGTGCGGCCATGAGCAGCTTCAAGCAGCCTTTCATCAATGTGAAGAATGCCGGTATCCTCAAGATCTCCGACATGCGCATGGTGCAGACGCCTGAAGGCCAGTGGATCGCCCTGACGAAGAATGGTGTCCTGACCATCATCGACGAAGACGGTCGTGAGCTGGAAAGCCATAAGTTGATGCTGGGCGCTATCATCGCCAAGCCGGATGGCACGGTCGTGAAGAAGGGTGAACAGGTTGCGACCTGGGATCCATACAACATGCCGATCATCACGGAGAAGGCGGGTAAGATTGAATTCCGCGACATGATCGCCGGCATTACCTTCACGAAAGAGAAGAACGAATCTACAGGCAACGAAGAAACCGTCGTCATTGAGCACAAGGAAGACCTTCACCCACAGGTGGTGGTGACCAATGCCAAGACGCACGAAGTCCTCGCCAGCTATACCATCCCTGCCGGCGCTCACATCAACGTGAAGAACGGTGAGAAAGTGGAAGCCGGTACGACCCTGGCCAAGACGCCTCGTAAGGCCAGCAAGACGAAGGACATCACTGGTGGTCTTCCTCGTGTGGCCGAGCTTTTCGAAGCCCGTAAGCCGAAGGATGCCTGCGAAATCGCCCGTATTGACGGTGTCGTCGAAATCGGCGGTCTGGTCCGTGGCAAACGCCGCGTGATGGTGACCGACCAGAAGAGCGGCCAGCAGGAAGAGCACCTCATCCCGCGTAGCAAGCACATCCTGGTCTATAATGGTGACATTTTGACCAAGGGTGACCAGCTGACCGACGGGCCTGTGGTGCCGCATGAAATCCTTGAGATTCTTGGGCCTCAGGCGCTCCGCGAGCATTTGGTCAACGAAGTGCAGGAAGTTTACCGCGCCCAGGGTGTGGAAATTAACGACAAGCACGTCGAAATCATCATCCGCCAGATGCTGCGCAAGGTGAAGATCACGGAGACGGGAGACACGGAATTCCTTTGGGGAGACCAGGTGGACCGCACCGAGTTCGAGCGCGAAAACGAGCGTGTGTCTGAAGAAGGTGGTAAGCCTGCAGAGGCTGAGCCGGTTCTTCTTGGCATCACCAAGGCTTCCCTCGAAACGGAGTCCTTCATCTCCGCCGCTTCCTTCCAGGACACTACCCGTGTGCTTACGGAAGCCGCCACCCTTGCGAAGTCGGATTACCTCCGTGGCTTCAAGGAAAACGTCATCATGGGTCACCTGATCCCAGCCGGCACCGGTTTCATCAGCCATCGTAACTTCGACATCGTGGAGACTGAGAAGTCCCCTGTTGTTGAGCAGGAAGATGAAGCGGACCTGATGCAGGCCTAA
- a CDS encoding MmcQ/YjbR family DNA-binding protein: MTLADFCAHCLSLPQVEETTPFGPDVLVYKVAGKMFALTTPDEYPPSANLKCDPERAIELRDRYEDIQPGYHMNKRHWNTLILESSLPTKLVKELIGHSYQLVVSGLPKKLRETLRSDSQ, encoded by the coding sequence ATGACCCTCGCTGATTTCTGCGCCCACTGCCTTTCCCTCCCCCAGGTGGAAGAAACCACCCCCTTCGGCCCAGACGTGCTCGTCTATAAAGTGGCCGGCAAGATGTTTGCCCTCACCACCCCCGATGAGTATCCGCCATCAGCCAATCTGAAGTGCGATCCTGAGCGTGCCATCGAATTGCGTGACCGATACGAGGACATCCAACCCGGCTATCACATGAACAAACGCCATTGGAATACCCTCATCCTCGAAAGCAGCCTGCCCACTAAACTGGTCAAAGAGCTTATCGGGCACTCCTACCAGCTCGTCGTCTCTGGTCTGCCTAAAAAGCTGCGCGAGACCTTACGCTCAGACTCCCAGTAA
- the rplA gene encoding 50S ribosomal protein L1 — MITRSKRYKKAAEMVPAGKTFSLEEAAELVRKLPGTKFNQTVTLSFHMGVDPKKGDQMVRGTCPLPHGSGKSVRVAVFATGAAADAAKAAGAELVGYEDLIAQVKDGKMDFDVAIATPAAMNEVRKLGKQLGPRGLMPNPRTGTVTDDVAGAVKAVKAGRVDFKLDKNGNIAATIGKVAFDVNALAENGSALIDSIVRAKPASARGKYVHSITLAATMSPALRIDVSKYVKL, encoded by the coding sequence ATGATAACAAGAAGCAAAAGATATAAGAAAGCTGCCGAGATGGTTCCGGCAGGAAAGACCTTTTCCCTTGAAGAGGCAGCAGAACTCGTGCGCAAACTCCCTGGCACGAAGTTCAACCAGACCGTGACCCTGTCCTTCCATATGGGTGTCGACCCGAAGAAGGGCGACCAGATGGTTCGTGGCACTTGCCCGCTCCCTCACGGTTCCGGTAAAAGCGTCCGTGTGGCTGTTTTCGCCACCGGTGCTGCTGCGGATGCAGCCAAGGCCGCCGGCGCTGAGCTGGTCGGTTATGAAGACCTCATCGCCCAGGTGAAGGACGGCAAGATGGATTTCGATGTCGCCATCGCTACCCCAGCTGCCATGAATGAAGTTCGTAAACTTGGTAAGCAGCTCGGACCTCGCGGTTTGATGCCTAACCCAAGAACAGGTACGGTGACGGACGACGTCGCTGGCGCTGTGAAGGCTGTGAAGGCTGGTCGTGTGGACTTCAAACTCGACAAAAACGGCAACATCGCTGCTACTATTGGCAAAGTCGCCTTTGATGTGAACGCCCTGGCCGAAAACGGCAGCGCGCTGATCGATTCCATCGTCCGTGCCAAGCCTGCCTCTGCCCGTGGCAAGTATGTGCACAGCATCACGCTGGCTGCGACGATGTCGCCTGCTCTGCGCATTGATGTCTCCAAATACGTGAAACTGTAA